The following coding sequences lie in one Hyphobacterium sp. CCMP332 genomic window:
- a CDS encoding polymer-forming cytoskeletal protein, with the protein MKSKAPSIISADMVLQGSITSEGEVQLDGSVEGDIRAGSLTIGEEASVDGEVIAETVIVRGKVKGSIRARQVQLAATARIEGDIVHSALSMESGAFFDGHCRHSSDPVADAGKAPGAKAPASAAPSAGSSASAPPPSSSSSSAPSSPPKTSDSTNNPSLDLPKAKSSA; encoded by the coding sequence ATGAAATCGAAAGCTCCCTCCATCATCAGCGCCGATATGGTGCTTCAAGGCTCCATCACCTCCGAAGGCGAAGTTCAGCTGGACGGTTCCGTCGAAGGTGATATCCGCGCCGGGTCATTGACCATTGGCGAAGAAGCCTCCGTTGACGGTGAAGTCATTGCCGAGACCGTGATCGTTCGCGGCAAGGTGAAGGGCTCCATTCGCGCACGTCAGGTCCAACTCGCGGCGACCGCGCGCATTGAAGGCGATATCGTCCATTCCGCCCTGTCGATGGAAAGCGGTGCTTTCTTTGACGGCCATTGCCGCCATTCGTCGGATCCGGTCGCTGATGCGGGTAAAGCCCCAGGCGCAAAAGCCCCGGCTTCTGCCGCACCATCCGCCGGTTCCAGCGCATCAGCGCCGCCGCCATCTTCGTCGAGCAGCAGCGCGCCGTCGTCACCGCCGAAGACCAGCGACTCGACCAACAATCCATCACTGGATCTGCCGAAGGCAAAAAGCTCGGCCTGA